The Budorcas taxicolor isolate Tak-1 chromosome 25, Takin1.1, whole genome shotgun sequence genome includes a region encoding these proteins:
- the LOC128069003 gene encoding olfactory receptor 145-like — protein sequence MASGNGSFVTEFILLGLTNQPDLQLPLFFLFLGMYMVAVLGNLGLIILIALNSHLHTPMYFFLFNLSLIDLCYSSVFTPKMLINFLSKKNIVSYMSCMTQLYFFCFFSISDCYVLTSMAYDRYVAICKPLLYNVAMSPKVCSSLMLGSYLMAFSGAMAHTGCMLRLTFCDANTINHYFCDILPLLELSCTSTYVSELEVFIVVGINIIVPSLTIFVSYGLILTNILHISSTEGRSKAFNTCSSHIFAVSLFFGSGAFMYLKPPSAVSMDEGKISSVFYTNMVPMMNPLIYSLRNKDVKLGLRKTLSRRQF from the coding sequence ATGGCTTCTGGAAATGGCTCTTTTGTGACTGAATTCATTCTGTTGGGATTAACCAACCAGCCAGATCTCCAACTCCCTCTATTCTTCCTATTCCTAGGAATGTACATGGTTGCTGTGCTGGGAAATTTGGGATTGATAATCCTAATTGCACTGAATTCACACCtacacacccccatgtactttttcctttttaacttgtCTCTCATAGACCTCTGTTATTCTTCTGTATTTACACCCAAGATGCTGATTAACTTCTTATCAAAGAAGAATATTGTTTCCTACATGAGCTGCATGACCCAGCTCtacttcttctgtttttttagcATTTCTGATTGCTATGTGCTGACAtcaatggcctatgaccgctatgtggccatctgtaagCCACTCTTATATAATGTTGCCATGTCCCCTAAAGTGTGTTCCAGCCTTATGCTTGGTTCCTACTTGATGGCATTTTCTGGTGCCATGGCTCACACTGGATGCATGCTGAGACTGACCTTCTGTGATGCAAACACCATCAACCATTATTTCTGTGACATCCTCCCTCTGCTTGAGCTCTCCTGCACAAGTACCTACGTCAGTGAGCTGGAAGTGTTTATTGTAGTGGGCATTAATATCATTGTGCCCAGTCTCACCATCTTTGTCTCTTATGGTCTCATCCTCACCAACATCCTCCACATCAGCTCCACAGAAGGCAGGTCCAAAGCTTTCAACACTTGCAGTTCCCATATCTTTGCTGTTTCTCTGTTCTTTGGATCAGGGGCATTCATGTATCTCAAACCACCTTCTGCTGTGTCTATGGATGAGGGGAAAATCTCTTCCGTCTTTTACACCAATATGGTTCCTATGATGAACCCATTAATCTACAGCTTGAGGAACAAAGATGTTAAACTTGGTCTGAGAAAAACTCTGAGTAGGAGACAGTTTTAA